The region GTGCGTGAGATCCACTACACCGTCCGCACGGTCGACGGCGTGCCAGGGCCGGCCCACGTCCTGAGCACCGAGGTCACCCGGGAGCCCGTGGCCGAGGTCGTCCGCGTCGGCACGTATTCCGCCGGCGCGAGCACCGGCCGGGGCGGCCCCGGCCGGCGCGAGCCTGCCGCCCCCGGCCGGCAGGAGCCCCCCGTGCGGGGCGGGGGCGGCGGCCTCGACTGGCACGGGCTCGCCCAGTGCGAGTCCGGCGGGCGGGTGAACGCGGTCGACCCGTCCGGGCGGTACGGAGGGCTCTACCAGTTCGACACGCAGACCTGGCGGAGCCTGGGCGGGCGGGGGCGGCCGCAGGACGCGAGCGCCGCGGAGCAGACGCTCCGTGCGCAACGGCTTTACGCCTCGCGCGGCGCCGCGCCCTGGCCGGTGTGCGGCCGCCACCTCCTCCACGGCTGAATCGCTCCCCGCGGGGCTTGCCGGCGTTCACAGCGCCGCCGCACTGTGGCCGCCCGCGCAGCTCCCCGCGCCCCCTGGGCGACTGCCCCTTGCGGTGGCGTTGCTTGCCTGCGGCTGCGTCGTGGTCGCTCGCGCAGTTCCCCGCGTCCCTGGGGGGCTCCTCTTGCGGTGGCCTTTGCACGCGCGGTGCGTCGTGGCTTGTCGCGCCGTTCCCCGCGCCCCTGGGGGTTGCCCTCTGCGGCGGGGGGAGCCGTTTTCCGCGGTGAACTCACCCTCTGCGGCGGAGGAAACGTGCCCCGAAGGGGCGCGGAGAACCGCGCGTCGGCCACGATGGTGGGAAAGGTGCGGCGCCACGGCGAGTGGCACCCACCCGGAGGGGCGCGGGGAACTGCGCGTCGGCCACGATGGTGGGAAAGGTGCGGCGCCACGGCGAGTGGCACCCACCCGAAGGGGCGCGGGGAACCGCGCGGCCAGCCACGACGGGCGCGAGGTCGAGGAACGGCACAGGCACCCCGCAGGGGATCGCTCGATTAGCCTAGGGCGCGTGAGTGGCACTGAGAGCGACCCCCTGCTCGGACCCGCCGACGTACGTGAGCTGGCCGCGGCGCTCGGCGTGCGCCCGACCAAGCAGCGCGGCCAGAACTTCGTGATCGACGCGAACACCGTACGGAAGATCGTGCGGACCGCGGGGGTCGGGCCCGGCGACACGGTCGTCGAGGTCGGCCCCGGCCTCGGCTCGCTCACCCTGGCCCTGCTGGAAGCGGCCGCACATGTGACCGCGATCGAGATCGACGACGTCCTGGCTGCGGCGCTGCCCGCGACCGTCGCGGCCCGGCTGCCCGGCAGGGTGGACCGTTTCGACCTGGTCCACAGCGACGCCATGGCGGTGACCGAGCTTCCGGGCCCGCCGCCCACCGCGCTGGTGGCGAACCTGCCGTACAACGTCGCCGTCCCGGTGCTGCTGCACATGCTCGCGACCTTCCCGGGCATCGAGCGCACGCTCGTCATGGTGCAGTCCGAGGTCGCCGACCGGCTCGCCGCCGGGCCCGGCAACAAGGTCTACGGCGTGCCCTCGGTGAAGGCGAACTGGTATGCCGACGTCAAGCGGGCCGGCGCCATCGGCCGCAGCGTCTTCTGGCCCGCGCCCAACGTGGACTCGGGCCTCGTCGCCCTCGCCCGGCGCGACCCGCCCGCCACGACGGCGACCCGCCAGGAGGTCTTCGCCGTGGTCGACGCCGCCTTCGCGCAGCGCCGCAAGACGCTGCGGGCCGCGCTCGCCGGGTGGGCCGGTTCCGCGGCGGCGGCGGAGGCCGCGTTGGTCGCCGCTGGAGTATCCCCGCAGGCACGTGGGGAAGCACTGACCGTCGAGGAATTCGCCGCCGTCGCCGAGCACAAGCCGTAGCCGATCATGAGGAGCCCCCGCCCGTGACTGCCGTCACCGTCCGAGTGCCCGCCAAGGTCAACGTCCAGCTGTCCGTGGGCGGACGACGCCCCGACGGCTTCCACGACCTGGCCACCGTCTTCCTCGCGGTCGGGCTCTACGACCACGTCACCGCCGCACCCGCGGACGGGCTGCGGATCACCGCGGCGGGCCGGGACGTGGCGAGCGTCCCGCTCGACGGGACGAACCTGGCCGCGCGGGCGGCGGTCGCGCTCGCCAAGCGCTACGGGGTCGAGCCGGACGTGCACCTGCACATCGACAAGGACATCCCGGTGGCCGGGGGTATGGCCGGCGGGTCCGCGGACGCGGCGGGCGCGCTGGTCGCGTGCGACGCGCTGTGGGGGATCGGCGCTCCCCGCGAGGAACTGCTCGCGCTGTGCGCGGACCTCGGCAGTGACGTGCCGTTCAGCCTGGTGGGGGGCGCCGCGCTCGGGGTCGGGCGCGGGGAGATCCTGACGCCGCTGGAGGTCGGCGGGGAATTCCACTGGGTCTTCGCCGTCGCCGAAGGGGGCTTGTCCACGCCGGACGTCTACCGCGAGTGCGATCGCCTGCGGCGGGCCGGCGGGGGGAGTGACCTCGCCGCGGACCTTGCCGAGCCGGCGGCTGACCCCGCGCTCGTCGCCGCGCTGCGGGAGGGGTCGGCCGAGGCGCTCGCCGGGGCGCTGTCCAACGACCTCCAGGCCGCTTCCGTCGGCCTGCGGCCGGGGCTCGCCGACACACTTGGCGCCGGGCTCGCGGGCGGCGCCCTTGCCGCGCTTGTCTCCGGGTCGGGGCCGACCTGTGCGTTTCTCGTGCCCTCGGCTCCGGAGGCCGCCTCGCTTGCCGCCGCGCTGCCCTTCCGGGCCTATCCGGCCCTCTCGCCGGCCCCGGGCGCCACCCTTCTCTGACCCCCGCCGCCGCCCGGCCGGGCCTGTGTCGTTCCTCGACCACGGGCCCGTCGTGGCCGGTGGTGCGGTTCCCCGTGCCCCTGGGTCGGTGCCATGTGCCGTGGCGCCGCACCTTTCCCACCATCGTGGCCGAGCGCGCAGTTCCCCGCGCCCCTTCGTGGCACGTTTCCTCCGCCGCTGAGGCCGCGGGAAGCGGCTCCCCCGCCGCAGAGGGCAGCCACCAGGGGCGCGGGGAACTGCGCGGGCGGCCATGACGCAGCCGCAGGCGGGCACGCCACCGCAAGGGGCAGCCCTCCAGGGGCGGCCCGGAAGCAGGGCGGGGCGGGGGGTGCGGGGCGATTAGGGTGAGGGGAGAGAGATGTTCCCCTGCGCTTGGAGAGACGAGAAGTGGCCGTCAACCTGGTCAACGTCGAAGCCGTCGGCAAGACGTACGGCACGCGCGCCCTGCTGGAAGCCGTGTCGCTCGGCGTGTCGGAGGGTGACCGGATCGGGGTCGTCGGCCGGAACGGCGACGGCAAGACCACGCTCGTACGGATGCTCGCGAAGCTGGAGGAGCCCGACGCGGGACGCGTGACGCACCAGGGCGGGCTGCGGCTCGGCGTGCTGACGCAGCACGACAGCCTGGACCCGGCGGCGACCGTGCGGCACGAGGTCGTCGGGGACCGGGCGGACCACCAGTGGGCGGGGGACGCCAGGATCAGGGACGTGCTGACCGGGCTGTTCGGCGGGCTGGACCTGCCGGGCTTCCCGGCCGGCCTCGACACGGTGATCGGGCCATTGTCGGGCGGCGAGCGGCGGCGTATCGCGCTGGCGAAGCTGCTGATCGACGAGCAGGACCTGATCGTGCTGGACGAGCCGACCAACCACCTGGACGTGGAGGGCATCGCCTGGCTCGCGGCCCACCTGCGGGTCCGCAGGTCCGCGCTGGTGGTGGTGACCCACGACCGCTGGTTCCTCGACCAGGTGTGCACCCGGATGTGGGACGTGCAGCGCGGCACGGTGTACGAGTACGAGGGCGGTTACAGCGACTACGTCTTCGCCCGCGCCGAGCGCGAGCGCATCGCGGCGACCGAGGAGACCAAGCGGCAGAACCTGGTCCGCAAGGAACTGGCGTGGCTGCGCAGGGGCGCGCCCGCGCGTACGTCGAAGCCGCGGTTCAGGATCGAGGCGGCGAACGCCCTGATCGAGGACGTGCCGCCGCCCCGCGACACGGCGGAGCTGATGAAGTTCGCCAACTCCCGTCTGGGCAAGACCGTTTTCGAGCTGGAGGACGTGACGGTCACGGCCGGGCCGAAGCAGTTGCTGCGGCACATCACCTGGCAGCTCGGCCCGGGCGACCGGGTCGGCCTGGTGGGGGTGAACGGCGCGGGCAAGACGTCGCTGCTCAAGGTGCTCGCGGACGCGGCGGTGACCGACGGCGACGCGCAGCCGGCCGCGGGCCGGGTCGTGGTGGGCAAGACCGTGCGGCTGGCGTATCTGTCGCAGGAGGTCGCGGAGCTGGACCCGGCCCTGCGGGTGCTCCAGGCGGTGGAGGCGGTACGGCAGCGGGTCGACCTGGGCAAGGGCCGGGAGATGACCGCGGGGCAGCTGTGCGAGAAGTTCGGCTTCACCAAGGAGAAGCAGTGGACGCCGGTCGGCGACCTGTCCGGCGGTGAGCGGCGCCGGCTCCAGCTGCTGCGGCTGCTGATGGACGAGCCGAACGTGCTGTTCCTTGACGAGCCGACCAACGACCTGGACATCGAGACGCTGACCCAGTTGGAGGACCTGCTCGACGGCTGGCCGGGCTCGATGGCCGTGATCAGCCACGACCGCTACTTCCTCGAGCGCACCACCGACCGGGTCTTCGCGCTGCTGGGCGACCAGAGCCTGCGGATGCTGCCGCGCGGGGTGGACGAGTATCTGGAGCGCCGCCGGGCGATCGCGGAGGCCGCCGCGCCGCCGGCGCCGCAGGCGAAGGAGAAGCCGGCCGGCGACACCCGGGCGGCGAAGAAGGAACTCCAGCGCATCGAGCGGCAGTTGGACAAGGTCGGCGTCAAGGAGAAGACGCTGCACACCCGGATCACCGAGCACGCGACGGACTTTGCGAAGGTGGCCGAAATCGACGCGGAGCTGCGGGCGTTGCGCGAGGAGCGCGAGGACCTGGAGATGCGCTGGCTCGAACTGGCCGACGACGCAGGGTGACAGCGGTCGGGGCAGGTCGGGTCGGGGAGAACGTGTAGCAGGCCGGTAACGGAACAGCGGCGGCCCACGGGGGCAATGGTGCCGGGGTGATAGAAAGATTTTCCGCCCGCCTGACCTGAAACCGTGAGCACGAAGAGGTCCCGCTGATGTCGCAGCCGCCCCCGCCGCCAGGCAACCCGCCCGAGTTCGGGAAGTCCGACGGCGCCGTGCCGCCCCCGCCGGGTCCTCCGCAGCAGCCGCAGCAGCAGCCGCAGACTCCGCCCCCGCCGCCGGGCTACGGCTACCCGGCGCAGACCCCGCCGCCGCCCCCGGGCGGCGGTTACGGCTACCCGGCCGCGGGTCAGCCGCCGGCCGGTGACAACCCGTACGCGCAGCCGGTGCCGCCGGCGCAGAATCCGTACGCGCAGGCGCCCACCCAGGCGGCCTTCCCGCACCAGCAGCTGCCGCCGCAGACCCCGCCGCCCCCGCCGTACGCGGGCGGCGCCCCGCAGCCGTACCCGGGGCAGCCGCAGTACGGCCAGGTGCCGCCGCAGGGGCCGTACGGCTACCCGGCCCAGCCGCAGTATCCCGGCGGTCCCGGCGGCGGGCGCTCCACCAGCAAGCTGCTGATCATCATCGCGGCCGTGGTGGCGGCGGTGCTGGTGATCGGCGGCGGTGTCTACTTCGCGACCAGGGGCGGCGACGACAAGCCGGGTCCCAAGCCGATCGCGCAGAGCAGCAGCGCCGGCCCGACCGCGGCCCCGCACTCCAGCGAGCTGCAGTTCGGCTGGGACAAGCAGGCCGACAAGGTCGCGGAGAAGGACAACCTCAAGACGGTCTTCGGGATCTGGTTCACCGACAAGTACGTGGTGAAGGGCGAGATCGACAAGATCGTCGCCTATGACGTCGCCACCGGGAATCCGACCTGGACGCTGCCCGCCCCCTCCCGCGGCGACTGCGCGGCGGCCAAGGACACGTACCATAACCTGGCCGCCGTCCAGTACGGCCCCAGCTGCAACCAGGTGATGGTCTTCGACCTGACCACCGGGGTCCAGAAGTGGTCGGCGATCCTGCCGGGCGCCACCGGCAGCAAGACCGACTTCGACTACTCGCAGATGGCGATCAGCGGTGACACGGTCGGCGTCGACTGGCTCAGCGGGTCCATCGGTTACCGGCTGTCCACCCAGAAGGTCCTGTGGCAGGGCGGCAACGGCAACTGCGAGGACGACGGCTACGCCGGCGGCAGCCAGTTCGTGGTGATCGTCAACTGCGACTACAAGACCTACAAGGTCCAGGTCATCGACCCCGACAGCAGCGGCAAGGCGAAGTGGTCCTGGGAGGCCCCGGGCGGCACCGAGGTCAACGCGATCGTGTCCACCGACCCGGTCGTGGTGGTGCTCGGCACCGCGAACAGCAACTCCACCGACGTGGTCACCCTCGCGAACGGCCGGATGCAGTCCCGGATCTCGCTGGGCACCGACAAGTACGATGTCTCGCTCGGCGACAACGGCGCGCAGGATGTGCACAATGTGCTGGTCAGCAAGGACACCGTCTATCTGACGCTGCGAAGCCAGGGCGACAGCAAGGGCCAGGTGCTGAGCGGCATCGTCGCCTTCAACACCGCCGACGGCAAGCAGAAGTGGGTCGCCAAGCCCGCCGACAAGCAGGACATCGTCGGCCTGGACTTCGTGGACGGCCAGCTGCTCGCCCTCGAACCGCCGGACTACGACGTGCCGGGGCAGCTGGTCACCATCGACCCGGCGACCGGCGCGATGAAGAAGTTCGCGAGCTTCGCCGACGGCTCCAAGGACCACATCGACCTGTCCGACCTGGAGAACTACCCGTACTGGCGCAACGGTCACTTCTACGTCGTGACCCACACCGTCTACGAGGGCAACGACGACGAGAAGTACCTGGTCGACTTCCACTGACGGCCCGCACCGACCCGTTCGCGCGCCCCCTGCCGGCAGGCAGCCCGGAATTCCCGGAAACTTCTGCCCGGTTGGGGGCGCGCGCCATGCGGTGAGCGTGTAGCTTCGCGGCCTGGAGCCATACCGCCCGGGGGGCGCGGTTGGGACCGGCTCGGGCGCGGTATGCGTAGGGAACGGGGGCGGCTGCGGAGCGGACCCCGGGGGGATAGGGGATGGCCGACATGGGCGTACGCCTCGTGGTGGTCGACGACCACCGGCTGCTCGCCGAGGCGTTGGCCTCGGCGCTCAAGCTGCGGGGGCACCGGGTGCTTGCCGCGTCCGCGCCCGCGGCCGGGGCGGCGGAGCTGGTGCTGAGCCGGTCGCCCGAGGTGTGTCTGTTCGGCACGGCGGCGCCGGCCGAGCCCGGCGCCTTCGACGCGGTCGCCAGGATCAAGCGGGAGCGGCCCGGGGTCGCGGTGGTCGTCCTCGGCCCGGTGCCCGACCCGCGCGGCATCGCGGCGGCCTTCGCGGCCGGCGCGTCGGGCTACGTACGCCACGACGAGCGGATCGAGGGCGTGGAGCGGGCCATGGCCAAGGCGCGGGCCGGTGAGGTCGCGGTGGCGCAGCCGCTGCTGCAGGGCGCCTTCGCCGAACTGCTCAACCCGGCCCAGCAGCCGGACGACGAGGGCATGCGGCTGCTCGAACTGCTGACCCCGCGCGAGATCGAGGTGCTGGTGCGGGTCGCCGAGGGCGAGGACACCCGGCTGATCGCGGCCGGGATGCGGATCGCGCCCAGCACCGCGCGTACCCACGTGCAGCGGGTGCTGATGAAGCTGGGCGTCGGCTCCCGGCTCGAAGCGGCGGCACTGGCCGCGCGCACCGGCCTGCTCGACCGCGCGGCGGCCCCCGGAGTGCGCTGAACCGCACGTCCGGCCATTCATCTGTTCGGCTTTGTTTGGTTGTGCCCGAAACGGACACGGCTCCGCCCTGCGCTCATGAAGTCAACTTCACCTGCCCTCGCGCATTGACTGCACTGTTCTGTCATGATTCATTGTGTGCGGTTATGTTGGGTGATTGTGGTGTGAGGGGTCTGTAGGGTGAAGAAGACGACGACCCGGCTCGCGGACGGCCGCGAACTGATCTACTACGACGCCGACGACACGGCCGACGCGGTCATCCGTGACGCCGTCGACCGCCGTCCGCTGGAGCCCGTCGCCACCCATTCCGAACTGCGCCACGACCGCCTGCTCGGCGACACCGTGGCCATCGCCTCGCACCGCCAGGGCCGCACCTACCACCCGCCGGCCGACGAATGCCCGCTGTGCCCCTCGCGCGAGGGACGGCTCAGTGAGATACCCGGCACCGACTACGAGGTCGTCGTCTTCGAGAACCGCTTCCCCTCGCTGGCGGGCGACGCGGGGCGCTGCGAGGTGGTCTGCTTCACCTCCGACCACGACGCCTCGTTCGCCGACCTCAGCGAGGCGCGCGCCCGGCTCGTGCTCGACGCCTGGATCGACCGCACCAGGGAGCTGTCCCAACTTCCCGGCGTCGTCCAGGTCTTCCCCTTCGAGAACCGCGGCAAGGAGATAGGCGTCACCCTCGGCCACCCGCACGGCCAGATCTACGGCTACCCGTTCGTCACCCCGCGCACCTCGCTCATGCTGAGCGCCCTCGCCGGGCACCGCGAACGCACCGGCCGCAACCTCTTCGACGACATCCTCGCCGACGAGACCGCCGACGGCCGGCGGATCGTGCTGGCGGGCGAGCACTGGACCGCGTTCGTCCCGCACGCCGCCCACTGGCCCTACGAGGTGCACCTCTTCCCGCACCGCCGGGTGCCGGACCTGCTCGCCCTCGACGAGGACGCGCGCGCCGAATTCCCGCGCGTCTACCTGGAGCTGCTGCGCCGCTTCGACCGGATCTTCGGCCCCGGGCAGCCGCGCACCCCGTACATCTCCGGCTGGCACCAGGCGCCCTTCGGCACGCCCGAGCGGCGGGAGTTCGGGCTGCATCTGGAGCTTTTCACGATTCGCCGCACGTCGGGCAAGCTTAAGTATCTTGCGGGGTCCGAATCGGGCATGGGCGCGTTCATCAACGACGTACCGCCCGAGGCCGCCGCGCTGCGACTGCGAGAGGTAGCGAGTCAGTGAGTAAGAGCCCCCTGAAGCTGCTGGTCACCGGTGGAGCCGGATACGTCGGCGGTGTGGTCGCCGCCCATCTGCTGGCCGCCGGGCACCGGGTGACCGTTCTGGACGACCTGTCCACCGGCTTCCGGGAGGGCGTCCCGGACGGCGCCGACTTCGTCGAGGGCCGGATCCAGGACGCGGCCAAGGTGCTCGACGGCTCCTACGACGCCGTGCTGCACTTCGCCGCGTCGTCGCAGGTCGGCGAATCCGTCGCCGACCCGGCCAAATACTGGCGGAACAACGTCGGCGGCAGCCTCGAACTGCTCGACGCCATGCGCGACTCCGGGGTCGGCACACTGGTCTTCTCCTCCACCGCCGCCACTTACGGCGAGCCCGCGAGCGTCCCCATCACCGAGGACGCCGTCACCGCCCCCACCAACCCCTACGGCGCCACCAAGCTCGCCGTCGACCACATGATCGGCGCCGAGTGCGCCGCCCACGGCCTGGCCGCCGTCTCCCTGCGGTACTTCAACGTGGCGGGCGCGTACGGCAGGCACGGCGAGCGCCACGACCCCGAGTCGCACCTGATCCCGCTGGTCCTCCAGGTCGCCCAGGGCCGGCGCGAAGCCATCTCGGTCTTCGGCGAGGACTATCCGACGCCCGACGGCACCTGCCTGCGCGACTACATCCATGTCGCCGACCTGGCCGAGGCGCACCTGCTCGCGCTCGACCACGCCACCGCGGGCGAGCACCTGATCTGCAACCTCGGCAACGGCAGCGGATTCTCCGTCCGCGAGGTCATCGACACCGCCCGCCAGGTCACCGGGCACCCCATCCCCGCGACCGTGCAGCCGCGCCGGGCCGGCGACCCCGCCGTCCTGGTGGCCTCCGCGCAGCGCGCGCACGACCGGCTCGGCTGGCAGCCCAGCCGCACCGACCTCGCGGAGATCGTCCGCGACGCATGGAACTTCGCTCAATCCCTCGGGGAGGACGCACAATGACGGACCTCGGCATAGCCTTCAAGGACGTCTTCGGACGCGCGCCCGAGGGCTGCTGGGCGGCCCCCGGACGGGTGAACCTGATCGGCGAGCACACCGACTACAACGACGGCCATGTGCTGCCCTTCGCGCTCGCGCAGACCACCAGGGCCGCCGTCGCGCGCCGCGACGACGGCCTGCTGCGGGTCCATTCCGCCGACATGGACGGCGGCGTGGTCGAACTTCGCCTCGGCGACCTCGCCCCCGGCCGCGCCGCGGGCTGGGCCACCTATCCCGCGGCCGTCCTGTGGACCCTGCGCGAGGCCGGCCACCCGGTCGGCGGCGCCGACATCCACTACGACAGCACCGTGCCGGTCGGCGGCGGCCTGTCCTCCTCCGCCGCCCTCCAGGTCGTCACCGGGCTGGCCCTCGGCGATCTGCACGGCGTGGACATCACCCGGCAGGAACTGGCGCTGCTCTGCCAGCGCTCGGAGAACGTCTACGTCGGCGCGCCGGTCGGCGTCATGGACCAGACCGCGTCCGCGTGCTGCACCGAGGGGCACGCGCTGCACCTCGACGTCCGCGGGCTCGAACAGCGCCAGGTGCCGCTGGACCTGGTGGGCGCGGGCCTCACGCTGCTGGTGGCCGACACCCGGGTCAAGCACGCCCACGCGGACGGGGCGTACGCCGCGCTGCGGTCCGGCTGCGAGGCGGCTGCCGCGGCGCTGGGCCTGGCCTCGCTGCGGGACGTGCCGTACGAGGGCCTGGACGCGGCCCTGGCCGCCCTGCCTGACGAGCCCGACGGGCGGCTGCGCCGGCTCACCCGGCACATCGTCACCGAGAACCGGCGGGTCGAGGAGGTCATCGCCCTGCTCGACGCCGGGCGCATTCGCGAGATCGGTCCGGTGCTCACCGCCGGGCACGTGTCCCTGCGGGACGACTTCCGGATCTCCTGCCCCGAACTCGACCTCGTCGTCGACACGGTGCTCGCCTGCGGCGCGCTCGGTGCGCGGATGACCGGTGGCGGCTTCGGGGGTTCCGCGATCGCGCTCGTCCCTGCGGAGCAGGCGGGCGCCGTGACCGCGGCCGTCCAGGCCGCCCTCCCGGCGGCCCGCGTCTTCCCGGCCACCCCCTCCCCGGGCGCGCACCCGCTGGCGCGGGCCTGAGGCTTGCCCCTCCGCTGGCGCGGGCCGGGGGGGTGCCGGCTGCGTCGGCGGGTGCGCCTCCCCCGGGCGCGGGGGTCTGGCGGTTCCCCTTCGGCAGGGGGGTGCCCACCCGGGGGCGCGGGCCGGGGGGGTGCCGGCTGCGTCGGCGGGTGCGCCTCCCCCGGGCGCGGGGGTCTGGCGGTTCCCCTTCGGCAGGGGGGTGCCCACCCGGGGGCGCGGGCCTGGGGGTGCCGGCTGCGTCGGCGGGTGCGCCTCCCCCGGGCGCGGGGGTCTGGCGGTTCCCCTTCGGCAGGGGGGTGCCCACCCGGGGGCGCGGGCCTGGGGGTGCCGGCTGCGTCGGCGGGTACGCCTCCCCCGGGCGCGGGGGTCTGGCGGTTCCCCTTCGGCAGGGGGTGCCTACCAGGGGCGCGGGGAACTGCGCGCTGAGCCGGCCACCGGCCAGTGGTCCGGATCGGACCGAAGAGACCCTTCGGGTCGGTGGCGACCCGCGCCCCCGGAGGGGGCTGGTCGCGCAGTTCCCCGCGCCCCTGGGGTGGTGCGGTCCGTCCGCACACGACGGTGAGTGGTGGGTTGCTCGCGCCGTTCCCCACGCCCCTGTATGGCGCCGCCTTACGCAGCAAGTAACCCCGGCCCCGCGGCAGCGGAGGCGCACGGCCTGCGTCACGGTCGCCCCGGCCCCGCGGCAGCGGAAGGGCGCCGCCTTACGCAGCAAGTAACCCCGGCCCCGCGGCAGCG is a window of Streptomyces sp. NBC_01477 DNA encoding:
- a CDS encoding 4-(cytidine 5'-diphospho)-2-C-methyl-D-erythritol kinase codes for the protein MTAVTVRVPAKVNVQLSVGGRRPDGFHDLATVFLAVGLYDHVTAAPADGLRITAAGRDVASVPLDGTNLAARAAVALAKRYGVEPDVHLHIDKDIPVAGGMAGGSADAAGALVACDALWGIGAPREELLALCADLGSDVPFSLVGGAALGVGRGEILTPLEVGGEFHWVFAVAEGGLSTPDVYRECDRLRRAGGGSDLAADLAEPAADPALVAALREGSAEALAGALSNDLQAASVGLRPGLADTLGAGLAGGALAALVSGSGPTCAFLVPSAPEAASLAAALPFRAYPALSPAPGATLL
- the galK gene encoding galactokinase, producing the protein MTDLGIAFKDVFGRAPEGCWAAPGRVNLIGEHTDYNDGHVLPFALAQTTRAAVARRDDGLLRVHSADMDGGVVELRLGDLAPGRAAGWATYPAAVLWTLREAGHPVGGADIHYDSTVPVGGGLSSSAALQVVTGLALGDLHGVDITRQELALLCQRSENVYVGAPVGVMDQTASACCTEGHALHLDVRGLEQRQVPLDLVGAGLTLLVADTRVKHAHADGAYAALRSGCEAAAAALGLASLRDVPYEGLDAALAALPDEPDGRLRRLTRHIVTENRRVEEVIALLDAGRIREIGPVLTAGHVSLRDDFRISCPELDLVVDTVLACGALGARMTGGGFGGSAIALVPAEQAGAVTAAVQAALPAARVFPATPSPGAHPLARA
- the galT gene encoding galactose-1-phosphate uridylyltransferase, whose protein sequence is MKKTTTRLADGRELIYYDADDTADAVIRDAVDRRPLEPVATHSELRHDRLLGDTVAIASHRQGRTYHPPADECPLCPSREGRLSEIPGTDYEVVVFENRFPSLAGDAGRCEVVCFTSDHDASFADLSEARARLVLDAWIDRTRELSQLPGVVQVFPFENRGKEIGVTLGHPHGQIYGYPFVTPRTSLMLSALAGHRERTGRNLFDDILADETADGRRIVLAGEHWTAFVPHAAHWPYEVHLFPHRRVPDLLALDEDARAEFPRVYLELLRRFDRIFGPGQPRTPYISGWHQAPFGTPERREFGLHLELFTIRRTSGKLKYLAGSESGMGAFINDVPPEAAALRLREVASQ
- a CDS encoding ABC-F family ATP-binding cassette domain-containing protein, translating into MAVNLVNVEAVGKTYGTRALLEAVSLGVSEGDRIGVVGRNGDGKTTLVRMLAKLEEPDAGRVTHQGGLRLGVLTQHDSLDPAATVRHEVVGDRADHQWAGDARIRDVLTGLFGGLDLPGFPAGLDTVIGPLSGGERRRIALAKLLIDEQDLIVLDEPTNHLDVEGIAWLAAHLRVRRSALVVVTHDRWFLDQVCTRMWDVQRGTVYEYEGGYSDYVFARAERERIAATEETKRQNLVRKELAWLRRGAPARTSKPRFRIEAANALIEDVPPPRDTAELMKFANSRLGKTVFELEDVTVTAGPKQLLRHITWQLGPGDRVGLVGVNGAGKTSLLKVLADAAVTDGDAQPAAGRVVVGKTVRLAYLSQEVAELDPALRVLQAVEAVRQRVDLGKGREMTAGQLCEKFGFTKEKQWTPVGDLSGGERRRLQLLRLLMDEPNVLFLDEPTNDLDIETLTQLEDLLDGWPGSMAVISHDRYFLERTTDRVFALLGDQSLRMLPRGVDEYLERRRAIAEAAAPPAPQAKEKPAGDTRAAKKELQRIERQLDKVGVKEKTLHTRITEHATDFAKVAEIDAELRALREEREDLEMRWLELADDAG
- the rsmA gene encoding 16S rRNA (adenine(1518)-N(6)/adenine(1519)-N(6))-dimethyltransferase RsmA, which gives rise to MSGTESDPLLGPADVRELAAALGVRPTKQRGQNFVIDANTVRKIVRTAGVGPGDTVVEVGPGLGSLTLALLEAAAHVTAIEIDDVLAAALPATVAARLPGRVDRFDLVHSDAMAVTELPGPPPTALVANLPYNVAVPVLLHMLATFPGIERTLVMVQSEVADRLAAGPGNKVYGVPSVKANWYADVKRAGAIGRSVFWPAPNVDSGLVALARRDPPATTATRQEVFAVVDAAFAQRRKTLRAALAGWAGSAAAAEAALVAAGVSPQARGEALTVEEFAAVAEHKP
- a CDS encoding response regulator transcription factor — encoded protein: MGVRLVVVDDHRLLAEALASALKLRGHRVLAASAPAAGAAELVLSRSPEVCLFGTAAPAEPGAFDAVARIKRERPGVAVVVLGPVPDPRGIAAAFAAGASGYVRHDERIEGVERAMAKARAGEVAVAQPLLQGAFAELLNPAQQPDDEGMRLLELLTPREIEVLVRVAEGEDTRLIAAGMRIAPSTARTHVQRVLMKLGVGSRLEAAALAARTGLLDRAAAPGVR
- the galE gene encoding UDP-glucose 4-epimerase GalE, whose product is MSKSPLKLLVTGGAGYVGGVVAAHLLAAGHRVTVLDDLSTGFREGVPDGADFVEGRIQDAAKVLDGSYDAVLHFAASSQVGESVADPAKYWRNNVGGSLELLDAMRDSGVGTLVFSSTAATYGEPASVPITEDAVTAPTNPYGATKLAVDHMIGAECAAHGLAAVSLRYFNVAGAYGRHGERHDPESHLIPLVLQVAQGRREAISVFGEDYPTPDGTCLRDYIHVADLAEAHLLALDHATAGEHLICNLGNGSGFSVREVIDTARQVTGHPIPATVQPRRAGDPAVLVASAQRAHDRLGWQPSRTDLAEIVRDAWNFAQSLGEDAQ